In one window of Tellurirhabdus rosea DNA:
- a CDS encoding phosphoglycerate kinase produces MKTLDAYNFAGKKALIRVDFNVPLNERFEITDDTRMKATLPTISKILNDGGACILMSHLGRPKNGPDEKNSLKHLVNPLSVMLGRPVKFADDCIGQSAVDQAAALQPGDVLLLENLRFYKEEEKGDVAFAEKLSKLGDVWVNDAFGTAHRAHASTAVIGQFFSDRVCGYVMQAEIDNAQRVLENAERPFTAIMGGAKISDKILIIERLLDKVDNLIIGGGMTYTFVKAQGGQIGKSLLEADKQELALEILEKAKAKGVNIIMPLDNVCADDFSNNANRQVVASGQIPDGWEGLDIGPETVKLFMETVEKSKTILWNGPMGVFEFPNFATGTNAIAKAVVKATEENGAFSLIGGGDSASAINNAGFGDRVSYVSTGGGALLEYMEGKTLPGVAALA; encoded by the coding sequence ATGAAAACACTTGACGCTTACAATTTCGCCGGGAAAAAGGCGCTTATTCGCGTGGATTTCAACGTTCCGCTGAACGAACGCTTTGAAATTACGGATGATACCCGCATGAAAGCGACTCTGCCGACGATCAGCAAAATCCTCAACGACGGCGGCGCGTGCATCCTGATGTCCCACCTGGGTCGTCCCAAAAACGGTCCCGACGAAAAAAACTCCCTGAAACACCTCGTCAACCCGCTGTCGGTCATGCTGGGTCGGCCGGTAAAATTTGCCGACGACTGCATCGGGCAATCGGCCGTCGATCAGGCCGCGGCTCTGCAACCCGGCGATGTGCTACTGCTGGAAAACCTGCGTTTTTATAAAGAAGAAGAAAAAGGCGACGTGGCGTTTGCCGAAAAACTGTCCAAACTCGGCGATGTATGGGTCAACGACGCTTTCGGAACGGCCCACCGCGCGCACGCCTCAACGGCGGTTATCGGACAGTTCTTTTCCGACCGGGTTTGCGGCTACGTCATGCAGGCCGAGATCGACAACGCCCAGCGGGTACTGGAAAACGCCGAACGGCCTTTCACCGCGATCATGGGCGGAGCGAAAATTTCCGACAAGATTCTGATTATCGAACGCCTGCTCGATAAGGTAGATAACCTCATCATCGGCGGCGGCATGACTTATACGTTCGTCAAAGCTCAGGGCGGCCAGATTGGCAAATCCCTTCTGGAGGCGGACAAGCAGGAGCTGGCGCTGGAAATTCTGGAAAAAGCCAAGGCGAAAGGCGTCAACATCATCATGCCACTCGACAACGTCTGCGCGGATGACTTCTCCAACAACGCCAACCGGCAGGTTGTCGCCTCCGGCCAGATTCCCGACGGCTGGGAAGGGCTCGACATCGGTCCGGAAACGGTAAAACTGTTCATGGAGACGGTCGAGAAGTCGAAAACGATCCTGTGGAACGGCCCAATGGGGGTATTTGAGTTTCCGAACTTCGCCACGGGTACCAACGCCATTGCCAAAGCCGTTGTGAAGGCTACGGAAGAAAACGGGGCCTTTTCTCTCATCGGCGGCGGCGATTCGGCTTCGGCCATCAACAATGCCGGTTTCGGCGATCGCGTCAGCTACGTGTCAACGGGCGGCGGCGCGCTGCTGGAATACATGGAAGGCAAGACGCTGCCGGGTGTAGCGGCGCTGGCGTAA
- a CDS encoding DUF2157 domain-containing protein — MSPEWILDILEKDQILTRQHRITLERAEADRPFSVHWELRVMLYLGILLFTTGAGLLIYENLDRIGHNALLSVLTLLCAACFAFAFRDKKPYMPVQTGTKTPFGEYALLLGCLLFLTLEGYAQYTYTIFGTRYGLVTAIPAVLFIALAYAFDHRGVLSLGLTALISWVGVTIRPLEFYFKGNLRDLSVLVSALLLAVLLIAGALYLDHRRIKRHFTNTTLAFAGNLMLVALIAGLFNFPEYHLILTAVLAVVCYGFAVYARKEQSFLFLLMSTIYGYIGLTYLIFHYLKPGTTTAYLYWIVTGIGLIVYLLSYKKVVSK, encoded by the coding sequence ATGTCCCCAGAATGGATATTGGATATACTTGAAAAAGACCAGATTCTTACCCGGCAGCACCGGATTACGCTCGAACGGGCGGAAGCCGACAGGCCCTTTTCGGTCCACTGGGAACTCCGGGTGATGCTCTATCTGGGTATTTTGCTTTTCACGACGGGAGCCGGTCTGTTAATCTACGAAAATCTTGACCGCATCGGCCATAACGCGCTGCTGTCGGTGCTGACGCTGCTGTGCGCCGCCTGTTTTGCCTTTGCTTTTCGGGACAAAAAGCCTTACATGCCGGTTCAGACGGGTACCAAAACGCCCTTTGGTGAATACGCGCTGCTACTCGGCTGCCTGCTTTTTCTGACGCTGGAAGGCTATGCGCAGTATACGTACACCATTTTTGGGACGCGCTACGGACTGGTTACGGCCATTCCGGCCGTGCTGTTCATCGCCCTGGCCTACGCCTTCGACCACCGGGGCGTGCTCTCTCTGGGTTTGACGGCCTTGATTTCGTGGGTCGGGGTTACAATCCGGCCGCTGGAATTTTACTTTAAAGGCAACCTGCGTGACCTGTCGGTGCTGGTATCGGCCCTGCTGCTGGCGGTGCTGCTCATTGCCGGGGCACTTTACCTGGATCACCGACGCATCAAACGGCATTTTACCAACACGACGCTCGCCTTTGCGGGCAACCTGATGCTGGTCGCGCTCATCGCCGGGCTGTTCAACTTCCCGGAATACCACCTGATTCTGACGGCGGTGCTGGCGGTGGTTTGCTATGGATTTGCCGTCTACGCCCGGAAGGAGCAGTCGTTTCTGTTCCTGCTGATGAGTACCATTTACGGCTATATCGGCCTGACATACCTGATTTTCCACTACCTCAAACCCGGTACCACTACGGCCTATCTGTACTGGATTGTCACGGGCATTGGGCTGATTGTTTATTTACTGTCGTATAAAAAAGTGGTCAGTAAGTAG
- a CDS encoding nicotinate phosphoribosyltransferase: MDNRLYGHSLGLLTDLYQLTMAYGYWKSGKAEQEAVFNLYFRKNPFEGGFTIACGLATVLNYIRGYRFTDEDLAYLRTLPGNDHRPLFEPAFLEYLGALSLTISIEAVPEGTAVFPNEPLLRVRGSILQCQLLETALLTLINFESLIATKAARIRLAAETDTILEFGLRRAQGIDGGVTASRAAYIGGVDATSNVLAGKLYNIPVRGTHAHSWVMSFDTELEAFQTYAEVQPNNATFLVDTYNTLDGVRHAIEAGRTLRERGYKLSGIRLDSGDLAYLSIEARRLLDEAGFADAGIVASNDLDEYLVTSLKQQGAKINIWGIGTRLVTAYDQPALGGVYKLAAIRTPKGWEYKLKLSEQTAKVSNPGIQQVRRFRDERGFVADMIYDAERPPKAAPQMIDPLDFTRRRRFGADVEFEDLLVPVLENGQQTYVCPPIHSVRQRVQEQLRGFHPGIRRFTNPHTYPVGLEEQLHQLKTELVLHLRNTA; the protein is encoded by the coding sequence ATGGACAATCGACTCTACGGTCACTCCCTGGGACTGCTTACGGACTTGTACCAGCTGACCATGGCCTATGGCTACTGGAAGTCCGGCAAGGCCGAACAGGAAGCCGTTTTCAACCTGTATTTCCGCAAAAATCCGTTCGAAGGCGGGTTTACGATCGCCTGCGGGCTGGCGACCGTGCTTAATTACATCCGGGGCTACCGGTTTACGGACGAGGACCTCGCCTATCTCCGGACGCTGCCGGGCAACGACCACCGACCGCTGTTCGAACCCGCCTTTCTGGAGTATCTGGGGGCGCTTTCGCTGACCATTTCCATCGAGGCCGTTCCGGAAGGCACCGCCGTTTTTCCGAACGAACCGCTGCTGCGGGTGCGCGGATCGATTCTGCAATGCCAGTTGCTCGAAACGGCGCTGCTGACGCTAATCAATTTTGAATCCCTGATCGCGACCAAAGCGGCCCGCATCCGGCTGGCGGCCGAAACCGATACGATTCTGGAGTTCGGGCTCCGCCGTGCTCAGGGCATCGACGGCGGCGTGACGGCCAGTCGGGCGGCATACATCGGTGGGGTGGACGCCACGTCCAACGTGCTGGCGGGGAAGCTCTACAATATCCCCGTCCGGGGTACGCACGCCCACAGTTGGGTGATGTCGTTTGATACGGAGCTGGAAGCGTTCCAGACCTACGCCGAGGTGCAGCCCAACAACGCCACCTTTCTGGTCGATACCTACAACACCCTGGACGGCGTACGCCACGCCATTGAGGCGGGCCGGACGCTGCGGGAACGGGGCTATAAACTGTCTGGGATTCGCCTGGACTCGGGCGATCTGGCTTATCTGAGCATCGAAGCCCGCCGCCTGCTCGACGAAGCGGGCTTTGCGGACGCCGGCATCGTCGCCAGCAACGACCTGGACGAATACCTGGTGACGAGCCTGAAACAGCAGGGCGCGAAAATCAACATCTGGGGAATCGGTACCAGGCTGGTGACGGCCTACGACCAGCCCGCGCTGGGCGGCGTTTACAAACTGGCGGCCATCCGGACGCCGAAGGGGTGGGAATATAAGCTAAAACTGTCCGAACAGACCGCGAAAGTATCGAACCCCGGCATTCAGCAGGTGCGCCGTTTCCGCGACGAGCGGGGCTTTGTGGCCGACATGATTTACGATGCCGAACGGCCGCCGAAAGCCGCTCCGCAGATGATCGACCCACTCGATTTCACGCGCCGACGGCGGTTTGGAGCCGATGTAGAGTTCGAGGATCTGCTGGTGCCGGTTCTCGAAAACGGCCAGCAAACGTACGTTTGTCCGCCGATCCATTCTGTTCGGCAGCGTGTTCAGGAACAGCTCAGGGGTTTTCATCCCGGCATCAGGCGGTTTACGAATCCGCACACCTATCCCGTTGGTCTGGAAGAACAATTGCATCAGTTGAAAACAGAGTTGGTACTGCACCTAAGGAATACCGCCTGA
- the nadE gene encoding NAD(+) synthase has protein sequence MKLIKIAAGVLNTIPLAWEHNRRIIIDAIEDARRQQVSLLCLPELCITGYGCEDMFYSHELTEQAKQSLLEIVPHTGDIVVAVSLPLRLANNRTYDTACLIANKRILGFACKQYLANNGIHYETRWFQPWLPGLRDEIQIGEFSYPVGDLLFDVSGVRIGFEICEDAWIANRPGRSLAERGVDIILNPSASHFSFFKSQVRERFVIDGSRSFGVSYVYCNLVGNESGRAIFDGDAFIASNGQLLVSSNRFTYADYGLVTAVIDVDDTRLSQVQNKVNLMGLQAALRVPANFTWPDVKPVQQRAELEYWERGEHLKEEEFARAVALALFDYLRKSRSQGFVLSLSGGADSSSIASLVYLMIKLAEESIGLDGFKRKLSYIDAIQDKKTAEEICGALLTTIYQGTENSSTDTYESAESLASSLGATFYNININGLVETYRKLIEEQLGRELSWDTDDLALQNIQARVRAPSAWMLTNVKGALLLSTSNRSEAAVGYATMDGDTAGSISPIAGIDKHYLRGWLRWVETVGVGGHIKLPGLAKVNSLQPTAELRPPDRKQTDEEDLMPYDVLNAIEKFGIRDKQSPKEVFQRVEVAFEGQYSREKLYTSVDRFFRLWSLNQWKRERYAPAFHLDDESLDPKTWCRFPILSGGFEKELAELKVYYEGKDGFGRKGKIGF, from the coding sequence ATGAAACTGATAAAAATTGCCGCCGGCGTGCTGAACACCATCCCGCTGGCCTGGGAGCACAACCGCCGCATCATTATCGACGCCATTGAGGACGCCCGCCGTCAGCAGGTAAGCCTGCTCTGTCTGCCGGAACTTTGCATCACCGGCTACGGCTGCGAAGACATGTTCTACTCGCACGAACTGACCGAACAGGCGAAGCAAAGCCTTCTCGAAATCGTCCCGCATACGGGCGACATCGTGGTGGCGGTCAGTCTGCCGCTGCGGCTGGCCAACAACCGGACCTACGACACGGCCTGCCTGATTGCCAACAAGCGGATTCTGGGCTTTGCCTGCAAACAGTATCTTGCCAACAACGGCATTCACTACGAAACCCGCTGGTTCCAGCCCTGGCTGCCGGGCCTGCGCGACGAAATTCAGATCGGCGAATTCAGCTACCCGGTCGGCGATCTGCTGTTCGACGTTTCCGGCGTGCGGATCGGTTTTGAAATCTGCGAAGACGCCTGGATTGCGAACCGCCCCGGCCGCAGCCTCGCCGAACGCGGCGTCGACATCATCCTGAATCCCAGCGCAAGCCATTTTTCGTTCTTTAAATCACAGGTGCGCGAGCGCTTCGTCATCGACGGATCGCGGTCGTTCGGCGTCAGTTATGTGTACTGTAATCTGGTGGGTAACGAGTCCGGCCGGGCGATTTTCGACGGCGACGCCTTCATTGCCTCCAACGGGCAGTTGCTGGTGTCGAGCAACCGCTTCACCTACGCGGACTACGGACTGGTGACGGCCGTGATCGACGTGGACGACACGCGGCTGAGCCAGGTGCAGAACAAGGTCAATCTGATGGGCCTGCAGGCGGCCCTACGCGTCCCGGCAAACTTCACCTGGCCGGACGTGAAACCCGTTCAGCAACGCGCCGAACTCGAATACTGGGAGCGCGGCGAACATCTGAAAGAAGAAGAATTTGCCCGGGCCGTGGCCCTGGCCCTGTTCGATTACCTGCGCAAAAGCCGGTCGCAGGGCTTTGTGCTGTCGCTGAGCGGCGGGGCCGACTCCTCGTCCATCGCTTCGCTCGTTTATCTCATGATCAAACTGGCGGAAGAAAGCATCGGGCTGGACGGCTTCAAACGCAAACTCTCGTACATCGACGCCATTCAGGATAAGAAGACCGCCGAGGAAATCTGCGGCGCTCTGCTGACGACCATCTATCAGGGCACCGAAAACAGCTCGACGGACACCTACGAATCGGCCGAATCGCTGGCCAGCTCGCTCGGCGCGACGTTTTACAACATCAACATCAACGGCCTCGTGGAAACCTACCGCAAGCTGATCGAGGAACAACTGGGTCGCGAGCTAAGCTGGGATACCGACGATCTGGCCCTGCAAAACATACAGGCCCGCGTCCGTGCCCCGAGTGCGTGGATGCTCACCAACGTGAAAGGTGCACTGCTCCTTTCGACCTCCAACCGTTCGGAAGCCGCCGTGGGCTACGCCACGATGGACGGCGATACGGCGGGCAGCATTTCGCCGATTGCCGGGATCGACAAGCACTACCTGCGGGGCTGGCTGCGCTGGGTCGAAACGGTGGGCGTCGGCGGACACATCAAACTGCCCGGTCTGGCGAAAGTCAACAGCCTGCAACCCACGGCCGAACTGCGCCCGCCCGACCGCAAGCAGACCGACGAGGAAGACCTGATGCCGTACGATGTGCTGAACGCCATCGAGAAGTTCGGCATCCGCGACAAACAATCGCCCAAAGAGGTTTTCCAGCGCGTGGAAGTGGCCTTTGAAGGGCAATACAGCCGCGAAAAGCTCTACACCTCGGTAGACCGTTTTTTCCGCCTCTGGAGCCTCAACCAGTGGAAACGCGAACGCTACGCCCCGGCTTTCCACCTCGACGACGAGAGTCTCGACCCGAAAACATGGTGCCGCTTCCCGATTCTGAGCGGCGGTTTTGAGAAGGAGCTAGCGGAGTTGAAAGTGTACTACGAAGGCAAAGACGGGTTTGGCCGCAAGGGGAAAATCGGGTTTTGA
- a CDS encoding outer membrane beta-barrel protein, protein MKTFTTLSLGAWLLATAAFGQSPVKGKVAGIVLEGSQKPFEFATMLLLRAKDSTLVKGAVSGTGGKYDFDNVTEGRYLVAGTMVGYKKVYSAPFAVDAASSEVQVPTLVMNEETQSLKEVKVVTKKPFIEQQVDRTVVNVENSIVASGNTALEVLEKAPGVTIDRQNDGIQLKGKAGVIVMIDGKQTYLSAQEVANLLKNTPSDNIEKIEIITNPGSKYDAAGNSGIINIKMKRNKNFGTNGTATVGAGFGWYEKYNGNYPKMNGSVNLNHREGKISAFANASYMDRRSFNENELNRVIPFTNPTTGEKRVTYFDQVTFRPMQFSGLNYRAGLDFFATKKTTLGAVVSGFTNDWSSDGLNRSVLRDADGTISLKPVTNVVAQNKWSNLVGNLNFRQDYGQGRELTADMDYSRYTGDSYNQLNMAFYNAADAKSRPDSVARNVMPSTISIWAAKADYVHPTKKGKWEAGVKTSVVNSDNDMAFEYLIENRWAPVPNASNRFKYEENINAVYGNYSGKLNKRTSVQVGLRLENTSSRGNSVTMKKVVERNYTNLFPTVFLSRQLDTNNVLNLSYSRRIDRPNYQDLNPFRFYLDQYTYQEGNPFLQPQMTHSLQLTHVFKSAFSTSLGYSRTTDLIVREVPGQNAERNETFVMTQNLGKQSNVNLTVSFPMPVTKWWNVQTNFTVLYNHIKTDYLDARYDVDFVSYNGYIANNLTLGKGVTGEISGWYNSAGLYGFFKSRPQGGFALGVQKQVLNKKGTIRLNVNDPLWLNMFRGRTNYQDINFRIMSRWESRQVRATFTYRFGNQNVKAARQRQSATSAEQSRVQANN, encoded by the coding sequence ATGAAAACTTTTACTACCCTCAGTTTAGGCGCCTGGCTCTTGGCAACGGCGGCTTTCGGTCAAAGTCCCGTCAAAGGCAAAGTGGCCGGGATTGTGCTGGAAGGAAGCCAGAAACCGTTCGAATTTGCTACCATGCTGCTGTTGCGGGCCAAAGACTCGACGCTGGTCAAAGGCGCCGTGTCGGGAACGGGTGGGAAATATGATTTTGACAACGTCACCGAGGGCCGTTATCTGGTCGCCGGGACCATGGTTGGATACAAGAAAGTATATTCGGCACCGTTCGCGGTAGACGCGGCCAGTTCCGAAGTGCAGGTACCGACGCTGGTGATGAACGAGGAAACGCAAAGCCTCAAAGAGGTGAAGGTCGTTACCAAGAAGCCGTTCATCGAGCAGCAGGTGGACCGGACGGTGGTGAACGTGGAAAACAGCATCGTCGCCAGCGGCAATACAGCTCTGGAAGTACTGGAAAAAGCACCGGGCGTCACCATTGACCGCCAGAACGACGGCATTCAACTGAAAGGCAAAGCGGGGGTGATCGTCATGATCGACGGCAAACAGACCTATCTTTCCGCTCAGGAGGTAGCTAATCTCCTGAAAAACACGCCTTCGGACAATATCGAGAAAATCGAAATCATTACAAACCCGGGTTCGAAATACGACGCGGCGGGCAATTCCGGCATCATCAACATCAAGATGAAGCGGAACAAGAACTTCGGTACCAACGGCACGGCCACGGTCGGCGCGGGCTTCGGCTGGTACGAGAAATACAACGGGAATTACCCCAAAATGAACGGCAGCGTCAACCTGAATCACCGCGAAGGCAAAATCAGCGCCTTTGCCAACGCCAGCTACATGGACCGCCGCTCGTTCAACGAAAACGAACTGAACCGGGTCATTCCGTTTACCAACCCGACGACCGGCGAAAAGCGGGTCACGTATTTCGACCAGGTCACGTTTCGCCCGATGCAGTTCAGCGGGCTGAACTACCGGGCAGGTCTGGACTTCTTTGCCACCAAGAAAACAACGCTGGGGGCTGTCGTTTCGGGCTTTACCAACGACTGGTCTTCGGACGGCCTCAATCGGTCGGTGCTCCGGGACGCTGATGGCACCATTTCCCTGAAGCCGGTCACCAACGTGGTTGCCCAAAACAAATGGAGCAACCTGGTCGGTAACCTCAACTTCCGCCAGGATTATGGCCAGGGCCGCGAACTGACCGCCGATATGGACTACTCACGCTATACGGGAGACTCCTACAACCAGCTGAACATGGCCTTTTACAACGCGGCCGACGCCAAAAGCCGCCCGGATTCGGTAGCCCGCAACGTGATGCCCTCGACCATCAGCATCTGGGCCGCCAAAGCGGACTATGTCCACCCGACCAAAAAAGGAAAGTGGGAGGCCGGGGTGAAAACCAGCGTGGTGAACTCGGACAACGACATGGCGTTTGAATACCTGATCGAAAACCGCTGGGCACCCGTCCCGAACGCCAGCAACCGCTTCAAATACGAAGAAAACATCAATGCCGTCTACGGAAACTACTCCGGCAAACTGAACAAACGGACGAGCGTGCAGGTGGGTCTGCGTCTGGAAAATACCAGTTCGCGCGGCAATTCGGTCACGATGAAAAAAGTCGTGGAGCGAAACTATACGAACCTGTTTCCGACCGTTTTCCTGTCGCGTCAGCTGGACACCAACAACGTGCTGAACCTGTCGTACAGCCGCCGCATCGACCGGCCCAACTACCAGGACCTCAACCCGTTCCGCTTCTACCTCGATCAGTATACGTATCAGGAAGGCAACCCGTTTCTGCAACCTCAGATGACGCACTCGCTGCAACTTACGCACGTCTTCAAGAGCGCCTTCTCGACCTCGCTTGGCTACAGCCGCACGACGGACCTTATTGTCCGGGAAGTGCCGGGCCAGAATGCCGAACGGAACGAGACGTTCGTGATGACGCAGAACCTGGGCAAGCAGAGCAACGTGAACCTGACGGTGAGTTTCCCGATGCCGGTGACCAAGTGGTGGAACGTCCAGACCAACTTTACGGTGCTGTATAACCACATCAAGACGGACTACCTGGATGCCCGCTACGACGTTGACTTTGTCTCCTACAACGGCTACATCGCCAACAACCTGACGCTTGGCAAAGGGGTTACGGGTGAAATTTCAGGCTGGTACAATTCAGCCGGACTGTACGGGTTCTTCAAAAGCAGACCGCAGGGCGGCTTTGCCCTGGGTGTACAGAAGCAGGTGCTGAACAAAAAAGGAACGATCCGTCTGAACGTAAACGACCCGCTGTGGCTGAACATGTTCCGCGGTCGGACAAACTACCAGGACATCAACTTCCGGATTATGTCGCGCTGGGAAAGCCGGCAGGTGCGGGCCACCTTCACCTACCGCTTCGGTAACCAGAACGTGAAAGCCGCCCGCCAGCGGCAGTCCGCCACCTCCGCCGAGCAAAGCCGGGTACAGGCAAATAATTAA
- a CDS encoding carboxymuconolactone decarboxylase family protein, whose amino-acid sequence MIATKSDTILSLLTLVGLDTEASYPALESLGDARYLRDLKINLGNVLNNNQNLSKKESLLLALSIAVNEKQQPLVDSLTTLAKAEGATDAEIAEILACTSLLSTNNVFYRFRHFVEKDYYNQTQPGIRMSIMMNPVLGKEFFELVSLAVSAVNGCELCVKSHEDSVLKHGASEARVFEAIRLAAVVKGFITLI is encoded by the coding sequence ATGATCGCTACCAAATCAGACACCATTCTCTCCCTGCTGACGCTGGTGGGGCTGGATACGGAGGCGAGTTACCCGGCGCTCGAATCGCTGGGCGACGCCCGTTACCTGCGCGACCTGAAGATCAACCTGGGGAACGTCCTGAATAATAACCAGAACCTGTCGAAGAAAGAGTCGCTGCTGCTGGCGCTGTCGATTGCCGTCAACGAGAAGCAACAACCGCTGGTAGACAGCCTCACGACACTGGCGAAAGCCGAGGGCGCGACGGATGCCGAAATTGCCGAGATTCTGGCCTGCACGTCGCTGCTGAGCACCAACAACGTGTTCTACCGCTTCCGGCACTTTGTCGAGAAGGATTATTACAACCAGACCCAGCCGGGCATCCGCATGAGCATCATGATGAACCCGGTGCTGGGCAAAGAGTTTTTTGAGCTGGTGAGCCTGGCTGTTTCGGCGGTGAACGGCTGCGAACTGTGCGTGAAATCGCACGAAGACAGCGTCCTGAAGCATGGCGCGTCAGAAGCCCGGGTATTCGAGGCCATCCGCCTCGCGGCGGTGGTGAAGGGGTTTATTACGCTGATATAG
- a CDS encoding peroxiredoxin, whose protein sequence is MSNRIISVGSQFPEFKKLAVVSLEKGNEFYEISSEDHKAAGKWLVMFWWPKDFTFVCPTEIAEFNKKFEDFEDRDAVLIGASTDSEFVHLAWRKDHDDLRGLKFPMLADTSKSLAEELGILEAAEKVAYRVTYIVDPQGIIRWVAVNDLSVGRNVNEVIRVLDALQTDELCPCNWTKGQETIKA, encoded by the coding sequence ATGAGCAACCGTATCATTTCTGTTGGTTCACAGTTCCCGGAGTTTAAGAAGCTGGCCGTTGTTTCCCTCGAAAAAGGCAACGAGTTCTACGAAATCTCGTCAGAAGACCACAAAGCGGCCGGCAAATGGCTGGTGATGTTCTGGTGGCCGAAAGACTTCACCTTCGTTTGTCCGACCGAAATCGCTGAATTCAACAAGAAATTTGAAGATTTTGAAGATCGCGACGCCGTTCTGATCGGTGCTTCTACCGACAGCGAGTTCGTCCACCTCGCATGGCGCAAAGACCACGACGACCTGCGTGGCCTGAAATTCCCGATGCTGGCCGATACTTCGAAGTCACTGGCCGAAGAACTGGGCATCCTGGAAGCCGCCGAGAAAGTAGCTTACCGCGTCACGTACATCGTTGACCCGCAGGGCATCATCCGCTGGGTGGCTGTCAACGACCTGTCTGTAGGCCGTAACGTCAACGAAGTGATCCGGGTCCTCGACGCGCTGCAAACCGACGAGCTGTGCCCCTGCAACTGGACGAAAGGCCAGGAGACGATTAAGGCCTAA
- a CDS encoding DMT family transporter encodes MQTLLPGILFALLWASASVATKFGIQSADPLILANMRFFIAGGLMFLYAYGLKRNPLPRGKEWGQLAIFALLNTTVYLGAFVLAIKEVAAGIGSLSTATNPLFIIVMSAVWLKRPLRWYEGAGVVLGLGGVTLATYPLLQNSFATVRGLLILMGGMVSVSAATVYLARCKFQLPNVVINGWQVFLGGLQLLPFTLFFADWSQAQFDGRFWGSVFWLIIPVSIAALQLWFYLVKQDAVRASFWLFLCPIFGFLYSSVLLNEPLSWHTFAGTFLVLAGLYLGQLEKFRKAPKEVLSQR; translated from the coding sequence GTGCAAACCCTCCTCCCCGGCATTCTTTTCGCCCTGCTCTGGGCTTCGGCTTCCGTGGCGACCAAGTTCGGCATCCAGTCCGCCGACCCGCTGATTCTGGCCAACATGCGCTTTTTCATCGCCGGCGGACTCATGTTTCTGTACGCCTATGGCCTGAAGCGCAACCCGCTGCCGAGGGGCAAAGAGTGGGGACAACTCGCGATTTTCGCCCTGTTGAACACGACCGTATACCTGGGCGCGTTCGTGCTGGCCATAAAGGAGGTCGCGGCGGGCATCGGCAGCCTGTCCACGGCGACCAATCCGCTGTTCATCATCGTGATGTCGGCCGTCTGGCTGAAGCGGCCGCTGCGCTGGTACGAAGGAGCGGGCGTGGTGCTCGGCCTCGGCGGGGTGACCCTGGCGACGTATCCGCTGCTGCAGAACAGCTTTGCCACCGTACGCGGCCTGCTGATTCTGATGGGCGGGATGGTGTCGGTTTCGGCGGCGACGGTCTACCTTGCCCGCTGCAAGTTTCAGCTGCCCAACGTGGTCATCAACGGCTGGCAGGTTTTTCTGGGGGGCCTGCAGTTGCTTCCGTTTACCCTGTTCTTCGCCGACTGGTCGCAGGCGCAATTCGACGGGCGGTTCTGGGGATCGGTTTTCTGGCTCATTATTCCCGTCTCGATTGCCGCGCTGCAACTCTGGTTCTATCTGGTGAAACAGGATGCCGTGCGGGCCTCGTTCTGGCTGTTTCTCTGCCCGATTTTCGGGTTTCTGTACTCGTCCGTTCTGCTGAACGAACCGCTTTCGTGGCACACCTTCGCCGGTACCTTTCTGGTGCTGGCGGGGCTTTACCTGGGCCAGCTGGAGAAGTTCCGGAAGGCTCCAAAAGAGGTTCTTTCGCAGCGCTGA